The window TTTGGAACTCCCATCAAGCTGAACAGAAATGTCTGACCCTTCAGAGCTATTTGGTCCTCCTAGATTGGTTGCATTCAAGAGAGAATCAATATAATCACTTGGTGATGCATTGGCTTCTTTCGAATGCATCATACCTTCAACTAGTACATAATCATGTGTCAACTCCGATGGATGCTGCTGGGAAGTAATTACGTGCTCACTTTCACCCATTTTAGATTCGCTGGAAGTACTCATTACTGCATCATTCATCAGCTGCTGACCAGGGACAAGATTCACTATCAAAAGATCAATAAAATCAGCAATGAAAGTAACATCACAGTCTGCTAACTCCAACTGCTCGACCATTTCAGCAGCAACAGACATAGCTGTATCAGAATCCAAGTAGAAGAGAAAATGAATGTTCCTTGCATGtcctgcaaaaataaaaatgatatcGTATCACGAGAACACAAAAGATAAATTCAATTAACAATAGAAAGTCGTACCACACAAATCGGCAATTCGCAAAACCAGTGATACTGAATTGTCATCAAGTTTCTCGCCTGTTAGCTTTAGCTCTGTGTTTTTGTTAGTTCGCGTGAACTCCAACACAGATCTATGTGGACCACCAAGATCATTTCTCTTGCATGTGCTAGTACACATAGATTCATTGGTGTCAACATCCATGTGCAAAGCTTCCAAAGAGACATCTACTGATTTGGGTAATGATGACGGAAACTTAGTGCCAACAAGAACACTAGAATTATCAGAGCAAAGAAAGGGGTCTTGCAATAGTTCTTTGGCAGACAGCCTTTCAGAAGCAGGAACTAAACATTTATCAATAAATTGTTTTGCCTGAATATTTGTGATTTTAGCCAGAGCAGCCGGCTTGACACCCTAGAAATCAGAGATTTAGATAAGATAGTGTTGAGGCACAATTATACaaagataaattaataaatACTTACCTTAGATACTTTCTTAAAAATTTGAGCTGCATTTGTACATTCACTGTAAGGATACTCAAGAGTGAACATCTCCAACATACACATTCCAAATGAGTATATATCAACAAGTTCATCATAATTCTCATCATATAGCTCAGGCGCCATGAATTCAGGAGTACCTGCAGAAAGTGGACCCATATCACAGGGATGTATCAGGAGAATGCAGAATGTTTTCTGTGGATTAATTTGGCACCTGCTAACATGCTTAGATGAGAAAAACAGGTGACTCTCACAGTTTTGTATTGTGGACCTATTTACATTAGTTTATGTTTTTAAGTGACATGGTTGGTGCATCGAACTCAATTCAGACATAGCTGAATATTGTAAAAGGAATGTAAAATATGAAATGAGCAGCATAGGATCAACATGTAAGATGTAACTATAAGAATATTGTTTAAAGGGTTATAAATGTGGTATAAGCAAGTCAATTTTGAGTTAATGGAATATTGAAACCCCAAGTATATCGGTCACAATACTTGTGTGTGTAACACATCAGATATAAATGTTGACAAGTCAGATCAGTAATGGCTAATTAGCTATAGAAGTGGTTGACATTGCCCATGGATTATGCATTTAGTTGCACACTCAAAATCGTCATTTAGTCTGTCTCTCCAAATCAGAGGACAATAATTCAGAAATAACATTGGAATCACAAAGTAGCAGAAGGTTATTACCAATAACACTTTTTGCTCTAGGCGTTAGCATCACCGTGGCTAATCCAAGATCTCCAATCTTAACTTCTCCATGATTCCCATTGACAAAAATGTTGTCACACTTCAGGTCTCTGTGGATAATTGGAGGTTGGTGGGTGTGCAGGTAATCCAGCCCACGGAGTACCTGTCTAGCCCAATTCTTTATTGCCTTCAAGTCAACACGTGGATGTTTCTGACGATACCTATAAGCAAAAGGTAATGGTGTCATTCCACAAGAAACATGGTAGTATTAAGAAGGCAAGACTATTACTTAGTTGCTACTTACTGCCTGAGACTTCCAGATGTGAAAAGTTCTGTAATAACATTAATTGTCTTCTTTTGATCATCAACCCAATAATTATAGAACTTCATTACGTTTTCATGCTTGAGAGACTTTAGTAGATGAACTTCAGAGTATAGCCGTTCAAGATTATCTGGAGATTGCATAACCTCATCTATCTCCACTTGGCTCCATGCAACCTCAATGCCTTCAACCTCATCAAATGCCTTGTAACTATATCCGAATTAAGCATGGATGCAAATAGTTACAAACAGCCCGATGTAAACAAGAGCACAGACAGAAAATGAGCAAGGTAGCATTAATACATTTGCAGCTATTGCCATTAGAAATGTATACCCTGGATCCCATTCGATGTTTGTTCTGTAACAGTGTTGACCGTACTAGACACCAGCAGGCAGCAAATTAAAGAGATTAACCTCCACGTAAACCATTAAACCTAAATCCCACAGCAATTAGTAGGCCTAAAAGTTGAAACAGATAAAACTCCTTAGGTGGTCGTTAGTTTGTTgcttaggccctgtttctttcagcttaagattattataatctagattattgagtcagattactataagctagattgttataatctgtagtagaataagcggttagttgtttctttcctagattattaaagcctagattattgggtttgcaagtctaaagagggagtgggatggcatggtgggtaatttttcacccaataatctggaaaaagctcacataaatgagcttatcagattataataagctggactccagattataataagctatttcaataagttgtctgtttcttttagcttactcccaataatctggattataacccaagctgaaagaaacagggccttagtattTCTTACCTCTTAGGACGATATTTGGCATAGATATATAGGTGCTAAAAGGCTGCCAAGACATGAGACGATTGCTAGAATACTAGTAGTc of the Oryza sativa Japonica Group chromosome 2, ASM3414082v1 genome contains:
- the LOC4330286 gene encoding probable serine/threonine-protein kinase WNK4 isoform X1; protein product: MLSAWRWIRPGGTYAYKAFDEVEGIEVAWSQVEIDEVMQSPDNLERLYSEVHLLKSLKHENVMKFYNYWVDDQKKTINVITELFTSGSLRQYRQKHPRVDLKAIKNWARQVLRGLDYLHTHQPPIIHRDLKCDNIFVNGNHGEVKIGDLGLATVMLTPRAKSVIGTPEFMAPELYDENYDELVDIYSFGMCMLEMFTLEYPYSECTNAAQIFKKVSKGVKPAALAKITNIQAKQFIDKCLVPASERLSAKELLQDPFLCSDNSSVLVGTKFPSSLPKSVDVSLEALHMDVDTNESMCTSTCKRNDLGGPHRSVLEFTRTNKNTELKLTGEKLDDNSVSLVLRIADLCGHARNIHFLFYLDSDTAMSVAAEMVEQLELADCDVTFIADFIDLLIVNLVPGQQLMNDAVMSTSSESKMGESEHVITSQQHPSELTHDYVLVEGMMHSKEANASPSDYIDSLLNATNLGGPNSSEGSDISVQLDGSSKSLSEYGVDEYRTLECGAYKGTDKLGCRHPLSNGSSNFAIFQMDQASHHSELVIGASVSITENRDVLNGELGLIEAQYEQWFRELTRMREEALEGARKKWLPDK
- the LOC4330286 gene encoding probable serine/threonine-protein kinase WNK4, whose amino-acid sequence is MEVFGDLDKVDDAECVEVDPTRRYIRYNEVLGRGAMKTVYKAFDEVEGIEVAWSQVEIDEVMQSPDNLERLYSEVHLLKSLKHENVMKFYNYWVDDQKKTINVITELFTSGSLRQYRQKHPRVDLKAIKNWARQVLRGLDYLHTHQPPIIHRDLKCDNIFVNGNHGEVKIGDLGLATVMLTPRAKSVIGTPEFMAPELYDENYDELVDIYSFGMCMLEMFTLEYPYSECTNAAQIFKKVSKGVKPAALAKITNIQAKQFIDKCLVPASERLSAKELLQDPFLCSDNSSVLVGTKFPSSLPKSVDVSLEALHMDVDTNESMCTSTCKRNDLGGPHRSVLEFTRTNKNTELKLTGEKLDDNSVSLVLRIADLCGHARNIHFLFYLDSDTAMSVAAEMVEQLELADCDVTFIADFIDLLIVNLVPGQQLMNDAVMSTSSESKMGESEHVITSQQHPSELTHDYVLVEGMMHSKEANASPSDYIDSLLNATNLGGPNSSEGSDISVQLDGSSKSLSEYGVDEYRTLECGAYKGTDKLGCRHPLSNGSSNFAIFQMDQASHHSELVIGASVSITENRDVLNGELGLIEAQYEQWFRELTRMREEALEGARKKWLPDK